The following coding sequences lie in one Mucilaginibacter sp. KACC 22773 genomic window:
- a CDS encoding lysylphosphatidylglycerol synthase domain-containing protein: MTTSTKKIVSYLLKAGIVIVAALFIYRQFSKKNNDLKEFELLVSSISATRVIVTMSVVSLLMFVNWFLEALKWRYVSKALINITLWEAVEAVFCGLTWAVTTPNRIGEYGGRVMFLPNRKRIPGIFAMAVGSFSQALITNVLGIVSMVWFIANFIHEKTWGYAGLAVISAAVVLVQLIIYFHIKWIVNVLDRISFIRKFHRFFEVLGRYKTHELIRIMCFSLLRYITFTTQYYLIFQMVVPQMQVGPMLLVLMLFFFITSALPSLDLFDIGVRGFTAAHLFVYITDQKLAVISCVSSIWLINLFIPAILGSLFVFKIKFFDRNA; encoded by the coding sequence TTGACCACTTCTACCAAGAAAATAGTTTCCTATCTGCTTAAAGCCGGCATAGTTATAGTAGCTGCATTGTTTATTTACAGGCAGTTTTCTAAAAAAAACAATGACCTGAAGGAGTTTGAACTATTAGTTTCAAGCATTAGCGCTACCAGGGTGATAGTAACTATGTCGGTAGTATCATTGTTGATGTTTGTTAACTGGTTCCTTGAAGCTTTAAAATGGCGCTATGTGAGCAAAGCCCTCATCAACATTACCCTTTGGGAAGCTGTTGAAGCTGTTTTTTGTGGCCTTACCTGGGCCGTTACCACACCAAACCGTATTGGCGAATATGGTGGCCGTGTTATGTTTTTGCCAAACCGCAAGCGTATCCCCGGTATTTTCGCCATGGCTGTGGGCTCCTTTAGCCAGGCGCTGATAACCAATGTGCTGGGCATTGTCTCTATGGTGTGGTTTATTGCAAACTTTATTCATGAAAAAACCTGGGGCTATGCGGGGCTGGCCGTTATTTCAGCCGCTGTGGTTTTGGTCCAGCTCATCATTTACTTTCATATCAAATGGATAGTTAATGTTCTTGACAGGATTTCATTTATCAGAAAATTCCATCGCTTTTTTGAGGTTTTAGGCCGGTATAAAACACATGAACTGATCAGGATCATGTGCTTTAGTTTGTTAAGGTACATTACCTTCACCACGCAGTATTACCTCATTTTTCAGATGGTGGTGCCGCAAATGCAGGTTGGGCCCATGCTACTGGTGTTAATGTTATTTTTCTTTATAACATCTGCCTTACCATCTCTTGATCTTTTTGATATCGGTGTGCGCGGGTTTACCGCCGCCCACCTTTTTGTGTACATAACCGATCAAAAGCTGGCCGTTATTTCCTGTGTTTCATCAATATGGCTTATAAATTTATTTATTCCTGCTATTTTAGGTTCTTTATTTGTTTTTAAAATCAAATTCTTTGATCGCAACGCTTAG
- a CDS encoding dienelactone hydrolase family protein — MKKLALFTLLIAFGSLTFAQNKKVVCCANPSSTQRFAMLASNPMFRMAHLKPLPIRFQSSIGTNIIYKTPDGKTAAAYVLKAPKPTNNYILVIHEWWGLNDYVKRESEKIYNDLGNVNIIDLDLYDGKVATDPKDAGKLMQAVVEERAKAIINGAIAYAGAKAHIATIGWCFGGGWSLQTGLLAGKQLVGSVMYYGMPEQDVAKLKTLNADVLANFANKDQWINPKVVAKFNDDMKAAGKKLYLHQYDADHGFANPSNPAYNSDATKDAYANTIAFFKARLK, encoded by the coding sequence ATGAAAAAATTAGCCTTATTTACGTTATTAATCGCTTTTGGCTCACTCACCTTTGCGCAAAACAAAAAGGTGGTTTGCTGTGCCAACCCTTCATCAACCCAGCGCTTTGCCATGCTGGCCTCAAATCCAATGTTCCGGATGGCACATTTAAAACCGCTGCCTATCCGTTTTCAAAGCAGCATAGGTACAAATATTATCTATAAAACACCCGATGGCAAAACAGCCGCCGCTTATGTGCTGAAAGCCCCAAAGCCTACTAATAACTATATACTGGTGATTCATGAATGGTGGGGGCTGAACGATTATGTAAAACGCGAATCGGAGAAAATTTATAATGATTTGGGGAATGTAAACATCATCGATCTTGACCTTTATGACGGCAAAGTAGCCACCGACCCTAAAGATGCCGGCAAATTAATGCAGGCCGTTGTTGAAGAGAGGGCCAAAGCCATCATCAACGGCGCTATTGCTTATGCGGGTGCTAAAGCACATATTGCTACCATTGGATGGTGCTTTGGTGGCGGCTGGAGCCTGCAAACCGGCTTGCTTGCAGGCAAACAACTGGTTGGCAGCGTTATGTACTATGGCATGCCCGAGCAGGATGTGGCTAAACTGAAAACGCTAAACGCCGATGTGCTGGCCAATTTTGCTAATAAAGACCAATGGATAAATCCTAAAGTAGTGGCTAAGTTTAATGATGATATGAAAGCTGCCGGCAAAAAACTGTACCTGCACCAGTATGATGCCGACCATGGTTTTGCCAACCCAAGCAACCCGGCCTATAACAGCGATGCAACTAAAGATGCCTATGCCAATACCATTGCGTTTTTTAAAGCAAGGTTAAAATAA
- a CDS encoding xanthine dehydrogenase family protein molybdopterin-binding subunit translates to MKTATDKTMPSSAEGMGRVDGRLKVTGAAKYSAEYAPAGLTYGVLVGSTITKGSITAIDTKAALKAPGVLAVLTHLNAPKVPGDQPGKDKKAGDKGALKVFYDDKIYYNGQPVAIVIADTFERALFAASLVKATYQAEKHITSLPDNIEKGFPPHGEGIYKRGAEDAWKTAPFKLEQEYIVPTVTHNPMELHAIIARWDADNKLSVWDKTQGVKDTQQDLARLFKLPKENVLVHSEFVGGAFGSALRTWPHEVAAILAAKVVKRPVKVVLSRADMFTSVGYRPFTWQKIGIGATADGKLTGITHEAAGQTSSYENFTEGPTGVSQNLYACPNVNTKYNIVPLDIATPTWMRGPGEATGSFALESALDELSYQLKIDPVELRIRNYAEKDPDSGKPFSSKFLKDAYELGADHIGWKNRKQEPGMVKEHGWYIGYGMGGGMFGAYRDRATIKATLKANGTLLLQSAVSDIGPGTGTAMVLIAAEQMNMPAEKIKFELGDSSLPNAPTQGGSATTASVGSAVYKACADLKEKFQKLIGNGGTDNPDYAKILKEHNLASLDVITETDGGNGMQTYAMNSWSVHFVKVLVNAATGVVKIDKVACVSDCGRIISPKTARSQVIGGAIGGIGMALMEESVIDHRYGRYINNNFADYHVPVNADIPQIDALFVNKPDPIINPMGAKGMAEIALIGMAAAVANAVYNASGKRVRELPITPDKVMG, encoded by the coding sequence AGCCGTACTTACCCATTTAAACGCCCCAAAAGTGCCCGGCGACCAGCCCGGAAAGGACAAGAAAGCAGGCGATAAGGGCGCTTTAAAGGTTTTTTATGATGATAAAATATATTACAACGGCCAGCCCGTTGCCATAGTAATAGCCGATACTTTTGAGCGTGCGCTGTTTGCAGCATCATTGGTAAAAGCAACATACCAGGCCGAAAAGCATATCACCAGCCTGCCTGATAACATAGAAAAAGGATTTCCTCCACATGGCGAAGGTATTTATAAACGAGGAGCCGAAGATGCCTGGAAAACTGCCCCGTTTAAACTGGAGCAGGAATATATTGTGCCTACGGTAACCCATAACCCTATGGAGCTGCATGCTATTATTGCCCGTTGGGATGCTGATAATAAATTAAGCGTTTGGGATAAAACCCAGGGCGTTAAAGATACCCAGCAGGATTTGGCGCGCCTGTTTAAACTCCCCAAAGAAAATGTACTGGTGCATTCGGAATTTGTTGGCGGGGCATTTGGCAGCGCTTTGCGAACATGGCCGCATGAAGTGGCCGCCATACTTGCTGCTAAAGTGGTAAAAAGGCCTGTAAAGGTGGTTTTAAGCCGTGCAGATATGTTTACATCAGTAGGTTACCGCCCGTTTACCTGGCAAAAGATTGGCATTGGCGCTACAGCCGATGGTAAGCTTACCGGTATTACGCATGAAGCCGCCGGGCAAACTTCATCGTACGAAAATTTTACCGAAGGGCCTACCGGCGTAAGCCAGAATTTATACGCCTGCCCCAATGTAAATACCAAATACAACATTGTTCCGCTTGATATTGCAACACCCACATGGATGCGTGGGCCTGGCGAAGCCACCGGCTCTTTCGCGCTGGAGTCGGCACTGGATGAGCTATCTTACCAGCTGAAAATAGATCCTGTTGAATTGCGGATCCGCAATTACGCCGAGAAAGACCCTGATAGCGGCAAGCCATTCTCGAGCAAGTTTTTGAAAGATGCGTACGAACTGGGGGCCGATCACATAGGATGGAAAAACCGTAAGCAAGAACCAGGCATGGTAAAAGAGCATGGCTGGTATATTGGCTATGGCATGGGCGGCGGCATGTTTGGAGCCTATAGGGATAGGGCAACAATAAAAGCTACTTTGAAAGCCAACGGAACCTTATTGCTGCAAAGCGCAGTAAGCGATATCGGCCCCGGTACAGGTACCGCCATGGTGCTTATAGCAGCAGAGCAAATGAACATGCCAGCCGAAAAGATAAAATTTGAGTTGGGCGATTCATCATTACCCAACGCACCTACGCAGGGAGGATCGGCCACGACGGCCAGTGTTGGCTCGGCAGTATATAAAGCCTGCGCCGATTTGAAAGAGAAGTTTCAAAAACTGATTGGCAATGGCGGCACCGATAACCCCGATTATGCGAAAATATTAAAGGAACACAACCTGGCTTCGCTGGACGTTATTACGGAGACGGATGGCGGTAACGGGATGCAAACGTATGCCATGAACTCCTGGTCGGTACATTTTGTAAAAGTTTTGGTGAACGCTGCAACCGGTGTTGTTAAAATTGACAAGGTTGCCTGTGTATCCGATTGCGGCCGCATTATCAGCCCTAAAACGGCTCGTAGCCAGGTAATAGGCGGCGCGATAGGGGGGATTGGAATGGCTTTGATGGAGGAGTCGGTTATTGATCATCGATATGGCCGGTATATCAACAATAACTTTGCCGATTATCACGTGCCTGTAAATGCCGATATCCCACAGATAGATGCCCTGTTTGTAAACAAACCCGACCCCATCATTAACCCGATGGGCGCCAAAGGCATGGCCGAGATAGCCCTCATAGGCATGGCCGCCGCGGTAGCCAATGCAGTATACAACGCCAGCGGAAAACGGGTACGGGAGCTTCCGATAACTCCGGACAAAGTGATGGGATAG